Genomic segment of Nothobranchius furzeri strain GRZ-AD chromosome 12, NfurGRZ-RIMD1, whole genome shotgun sequence:
ttaaataaaatCTAAGAAAATATTTTGCACGTGGCACGCAGCATGACACATCTCATCCAACCTACAGCCACATCTTATCAAGATGAACCAAAAATAGACCCACTGTGTGCACAGTGTGGCTTCAATTTCACTTTTCTCTCAAAATACAAAAGTTAAACTCCGTGTTCAGTCAGAAATGAGCAcgcctgcagtgtctgtttagaaACACATTTTCATTACTTATTTTAAAAGTAGCGTATAAAAAAGCAACACCATACGTTATGCAATGAGGTAAACGTTTCCTTCTTTATAAAGTCTCATAAAAATACTGGCTCACTGAATGCAGTGAAGAGAGAAACTGGGAAATAAAAGGCATCTTGCACAACGATACGCGACAACACTTAAGCAGTTTTACAGATGACACCAGATGTCCAGCTCCGATAGGCTCACCTGTTAGGCTCCCCAGAGGAGAAATGGCTCCTCCTAAAGCCGCTGTAATGGCTGTTAAACGGAGGTTAATCATACACCGTGTTTGCTCTGGATCTTTTAACAGTATGCTATGTGTGCAGTTCAAACAAGCTGATGCATCTTGTTTGCTGGTTTGGAGCACCCACTGTTTGGCACTAGCGTCCGCTGTGGTGGACACAGATGATTTCCTGTCTGAACAGGAGAGAACCTAGAACTCGCCATATCATGCTTTCAAAGGCTTTATACACCTCAAGTTGGATTGAAGAATTATGTATCGTCTGAAGTGAGGAGCAGAAATGGACCACTCCATAATTCTGAAGTGACCCAGGTCCAGCGTGGTGCCAAGCCGATTGGTGTTAAACTCTGAGGTCAACCCCTGTTGCAGCTGCACAAAGGCTTGTGGAAAAGCACAGCTGATCCCAATGACTGTCAACTGCACTTTCTGCTCAGAAAAGTCCCCGCGCAGGCATAAAGCCTTGGAGCTTTTGAGTGAAGGAACACTTGAAATTCACATTTTTAATAACTCACCGTGTTATTTTGACATGTGGTAATATTTAGCAATAACTTCTGACAAAGGAATGGCATTGAGTTATGAAGGCAAATGATGGATCTGTTGGCAGAACCTGGACGAAGCAGCGATGTTGAAGCAGATCAGCGAGGCAGAGTCTATAAAAATCATCATATAACCAGAGAGCAAAAGACATTTTAGTGATAAAACATTAGATTTTTTATACTGCCTGGAACATCCTTCTTCTTATGGTggtatttttaataaatatttaatttaatctaaatatttCATGCTGTTTTTAATTTGGACTGCCGAGTACAAACAAACATGCAGCCACGCAGCTTCTgagcacaagtcagcaggtttccAGCCACCATGAAATGTGCCAGCCACCTTTGTCCAAGTGCACGTGTGGTTTTTTGTTCCCCCGAGCGTGGGATTAAAGCCCCGTGGTGACCTGTGTGAGTTCTGAGTTGAGATCATCGTTGGCAACGCCACCACGACAGCGAGAGTCCATCGACGACCCCTCCAAGGCTAGTCATACCTGCAGAGGGAGAACAAAGTGTGTCCGTGTCAATTCAACCAATATTTTCACTCTAAAAGTGTTGCAATTTACCACAGTGAATCGTTTCTTTCACAGATAAGTCCATAATATTACTGATAggggaactcattgtcatgttacaCTGTCAAAAAATCTTAGATTTTACGATAAAAGAGCCCTGGGTGgccttttggcaacagaggtgcctattggggccagtgggggagctggctccctggagggcttaagcccagccagccattcctccccatacccacacatttttctcctcctgctccctcacatcatcacacaaacatgcacataggaccttgggggggtggacaagtcagggggtgcaggtatggaccccatttccacattcctgtggcaatctgccccccaattttatttgcaccataaacacttccaccaacgacattccacgcaaacacttggggtcttgggagtgagcacattcaacggcatttggcagggggatttttcagcctcattctgagtgctggtgcccacttcccattttaaactgcacttagacactaagggctgtgggtgcaagtggggtggtgtggtggcatcagctggcgtaggctagACGATGCCCGcgttgcccgctcaccacagccatggactacacctcatcaacatgcactaacactatattggagcaagcGGAGGGAgattaggggtcttagcacacctctgttgttgcttggcttcccggagctggaggctaggagggggatctggccatctggttggggtctggggtggtgggttgctttgctcagtgttgggcgggggagtctgctcatcagcatcccagcagaaagggtcgaactctgggaaccggtaatggttttaccccatgtgcagcagtaccgggaccagagtgaatagggtgtgtatggggagcatgagtgggtgtccggcatgcatttttgtaagtctttggttgtatgtgtatgtgtgagcatgagggagggagtgtattactgtgtctgtgtatgactgtatatgtcaggtggggcctttgactcctccctcctcctgggacttcttttgatgctatacatcttcatctcccctccccctgccacacctggtgtggagtgtggtgccttggtctgcctgagtgttcgtggttagggggtttaagatttttggtgtctgcctgatcagtcccggtggctgcctggtgggatctgggtccctgggctctgctgggtccccggcggggttggtcgcccctgggtcctgggctcggctggctggggggtgggaggctgcgggcgggcctgtgggcttgccgctgatatctcacaGGACTCTGCCggatgctggttgtggccccccggggcaatcctctgcgcctctcgaggggggcaggggcttttctggttgcagtctccctggggtccctgcactctggggcagctcctggatctctgagacttggagctcctacacatctttgggggcagatctgtggcccctcacactctctattggacgctcctatagagaaaccttacatatgcaagcgcgggtacgcacacaggtgctcacatggtgctctcataagtatggacttgggcacgttcaacacatgccttgaggctgtggttggcacttaatacactgtgatttattatcgtgtgattgttcagtaaaacattgttgatttaatattttctcatcaggttgatacagtgattgtttgctcctgttgtattgttgtgtgttgtttttcttttttttctccttctgcaggtctagaagcagactcttgttcatcattgattgtttattttgtgcCAGACTTCACCTAAATGCCGTTAAGCTCActgggaaacaggaagtaaattCTCCCCAGCAACTGCTACAATTTTTTTTTGTGTCTCTAAAAGGCACGCGAGTGCCGCTACCAAAATATGTTGACTGAAACACCACAGAAGAAGTGAGCTTGTCACATGATCAAATTAATTTACTTAATGGCTAATGGCTAATAATCGTTAAGGGCATCAATAACTTGTTAAAGAAATCTTGGAAAATCTGCATCCCTAATGCTGTATAATCTAGTGTTTTCATGTGACATTAATGTAAAATTCACAAcgttaaaggcccaatgtgtgatatttcatcttataagttatcaaatttcttgtatcacattctcaaatttgtttttttttaatgataattcaaacaagcatttattctaagcattattattagctttatattttaatattttagacaaaagaagcagaccggtgctccatatggcatgcgccatcttaaaatacagtgaccttttagggacatacaacatattaagcttcgcatttgatgtttgcgtttttaaatgatgtaacctcaaagaaacagcagggggcagaagtgcgccttgtaagcatgcagtctgacaaagtaactaagaagaagaagaaactagccacaccgtacttctagcgatggaggatcacacatattctacaagcaaacttgagaaacgggatagtttgaaagtgcttgaaagcgccgatcttctagactttattgcagctctgcctcttcctcttgtgcgtggaacgttgcggctggtttgagcaaattcggctccttcatcttgggatgcttgccctgcttctgtcgcatgtctaacacctctgcctctctgtgcgctggcacacgtctgtcctctccctcttcctctccctcttcctctccctcttcctcgccctcttcctctccctcgtcctctgtctgtcttcactgatgaaccatcggatgatatctgactctgtttacggagagaaaacaattacagactacactaccttgtatatttccaaaatggcaaatagaaatataacatttctcaaataaaatgaacaaaatattgtcattttttgtagtcagaagtcatcactaactagctgccgtttgctattagcaaacataactgacataaaaaagtttttcttattcaaaacctatttagattaaattaataaaataagttagatgaaaacaactaacctgttcgctgacttgaaagctggaattagatgatgacatgctgccgtttacagcaacacgattttgtattgtatttgttatatttgttaataaagttttaaataatgattaaaaaaaccctttttgatcctcgggggctccaatagctgcaataccaactataaactgcgtggtgctaaagagtcggatctttttactatgatttctgtgaatttcacacacggggcctttaaattACACCATGTATCCGTTATCAGCAATTAAAAGCTGTAATGTTTTCaattaataaatgtaaaaatcataGTGTTTATACCGTTGATGAAAAAAGCTGACGAAAGAGTGCTTTACTGTGGGAATATGTATTTTATTCAAAGAATTTATAAATTACTGTTTTCACCAGTGGCAACACCACATTAAATCAAcagttttaaatagttttatagCTGACGGTTTTTTCCTGTTATGGTTTTACGGTTTATCATTGTTAAATAAACAGTAATTTTTTACAGTGTACAGCCACTTTACACAAACTGGATCAGATTTGTCTAAATTATTAAGCATATTtgggatttaaaaataaaaaataacaactgAAGAGTGAAAATACATATGCACATTCTTTACAAGACAATTGGATGTTTTCATTTTAATTTACTTATCTTCAATTGGGACACAAATGCAATATTTTTCATTTCTCAAAAAAATAAGTGCAAAAAACAGTAACAAAGAAAGTGATTTATTTTTGATAGACTACTGAACTGGGTGGGAATTTCAGGTACAGCCCATAGTTGGTTTCAATCACAACTTGCAGACAGGAATAATGTTTCCATTGGTGAAAAAAATCAAAGCAAATCGCACTGATATGCAGTGTCCCCCAAGGCCCGATTCTTGGATCACTGCTTTTCAATCGCTACATGCTTCCACTGGGTcaggtcataaacaataacaacatcaCCTACCAAagttttgcagatgacacccagatctacataGCTCCATCACCTAATGAATCTGGTCTCCTAGACTTACTCTGTCAGTGCATAGAGCAAGTTAATGACAGGTTTCCTTCAGtttaacaaagacaagactgtagTTATTGTGTTCGGAAATAAGAATGATAGGATAGAGGTTATTTCTCAACTTAGCTTcaaaggaataaagacaaagactcagGTTAGAAACCTTAGTGTTaccattgattcagacctgagcttccctGTTCACATCAATGCTATAACTAGATTAGCGTTTTACCGTCTCCATCAATTAGCAAgaatcagaggtctcatgtcaaaACAAGACCTAAAGAAACTAACTCATGCATTCATCTCCAGTGGGCTGGATTATTGCAATGGTCTTCATGGTCTTCCAGAAACAGCTGTAAAACAATCGCAGCTTATTCAGAAAGCtgatgctagagtcttaacaagaaccaaaatAACCaagcacatcacccctgttcttaaatctctacactggttaccagtaaactacagaatcaacttTAAAGTGCTTTTACTAGTCTACAAATCTCTCAGTGGTATGGGGCCAAagtacatgttggatctccttcctgtatatacacccagcagggctctcagatccttaggaaacagtcagttggtagaacctcgggtcagaaccaaacaaggtgaagctgcttttagctactatgctgcgcacagatggaatcagcttcctcatgacctcaaatgtgccccaactctagaaacttttaaatcaaaattaaaaatCCTCACGTATTCAttagcctttgaataaatgtttgttaTGCTGCACTTTTTGCACTTTAACTGCTAACCTTTTGACTATGCCTTTTATCTGTTTGTTAAATGAGAAATGAATATCTACATTTCTTAGTTTGATTTTCTGTGTTTGCTGTTCTTgcgtctgtaaagcactttgaattgcctttgtgtttgaaatgtactttacaaatacaggtgctggccagtaaattagaatatcatcaaaaggttgaaaatatttcagtaattccattcaaaacgtgaaacttgtacattatattcatgcaatgcacacagaccaatgtatttccaatgttcattacatttaaatttgataatcataagtgacaactaatgaaaactccaaatttggtatctcaaaaaattagaatattctgaaaaggctgaatatagaagacacctgctgccactctaatcagctgatttactcaaaacacctgcaaaggcctttaaaatgtccctcagtcttgttttgaaggcaccacaatcatggggaagacttctgacttaacagctgtccaaaagacaatcattgacaccttgcacaaggagggcaagacacaaaaggtgattgctaaagaagctggctgttcgcagagctctgtgtccaagcacattaacagacaggcgaagggacggaaaaaatgtggtagaaaaaagtgtacaagctctagggataaccgcaccctgcagagaattgtgacgacaaacccattcaaaaatgtgggggagatccacaaagagtggactgcagctggagtcagcgcttcaagaaccaccacgaggagactcatgaaagacatgggattcaggtgtcgcattccgtgtgtcaagccactcttgaacaagaaacagcgcaagaagcgtctcgcctgggccaaggacaaaaaggactggactgatgctgagtggtccaaagttatgttttctgatgaaagcaagttctgcatttcctttggaaatcaaggacccagagtctggaggaagagcggagaagcacagaatccacgttgcatgaggtccagtgtaaagtttccaccgtcagtgatggtgtggggtgccatgtcatctgccggtgttggcccactctgtttcctgaggtccagggtcaatgcagccgtctaccaggaagttttagagcacttcatgcttcctgctgctgaccaactttatggggatgcagacttcacctttcaacaggacttggcacctgcacacagtgccaaaaccaccagcacctggttcaaggaccatggtatccctgtccttgattggccagcaaactcgcctgaccttaaccccatagaaaatctatggggtattgtgaagcggaggatgcaatacgctagacccaacaatgcagaggagctgaagacgactatcagagcaacctgggctctcataacacctgagcagtgccacagactgatcgagtccatgccacgccgcattactgcagttattgaggcaaaaggagccccgactaagtattgagtgctatacatgcacattcttttcatgttcattcttttcagttggccaacattagagaaacaaacattttttcattggcctttagaatattctaattttctgagataccagatttgatgttttcattggttgtcacctataaatatcaaaattaaacgtaataaacatcggaaatacattggtctgtgtgcattgcatgaatataatgtacaagtttcacgttttgaatggaattactgaaatattttcaaccttttgatgatattctaatttactggccagcacctgtaaagctGCTTTGTCTTATTtggttgttgatttttttttcacacttTTCAAGATATATAAGACTTTTAAAATCCTTTTTAAAGCCACAAAAGTTTGATTAGGACTGAAACTGGCTTTTATAGAATAAATGTGTCAGTTCTCATATtgtttaaaagtgaaaaaaaaattataaaaaattgAAATTTacaataaaagaaagaaatcCTATGAATACCCCCTAGAATTAtgtaaaaaatgttttactttctcaaaaataaataattacatcCTCCAACTTTTTATTTTACTCCTAATTTACTATTCAAGAATCATCAAAtgacatttattttttcaattcaagcaaataaatatttgattaccTGCTGGTTGGACCTATCGCCCGTGTTTGCAGTGTTTTGTTCACGCTGAGGGAATTTGCGGCTGGTGGCACCTGTTCTGGACGAGTTCTGCATCTCCAACACCGAAGGACTTGGGGTGCAGAACTCCCGGAAACATCGCTTAAAGTTTTCATCCAGGTAGCCGTAAAGGACCGGGTTCAGACTGCTGCAGGGGGGAACAaaagtttaacatttaaaaacaagCCATCTCTAAAGTCATGTCACTGgtcatttttaaatgattttaaagcAATTTGGGATCATTCTAATCAGAAATCAAATTCAGACATATATTAAAATATTTATCGGCTGTGAGTTTGCACCTGTTGGTGTAGCCCAGAGCGATGCAGAAGTGCCAGGTGATGGTCTGCAGCGTGGAGCTGGGGATGTTGATCAGAGCCGTGATGATGACGAAGACGTGGATGGGAGTCCAGCAGACAATGAAGACGGAGACCACCACCAGGACCATGCGGGTGATTCGACGTAGGTTTCTGTCTTTCTCCTGTGACGAAAGAACGGGGAAAATAATCGTGGCACAAAAAAGATGGACATTTGAAAGTAATTTAAAACAATGCTAAAAACAGGGGAAAAGTAGCAGCTAAAGCTCCGAGTGTATAATTAAAACGGACTCATTTGTATGTTGATTTTACTTTAATTGCTTTGTCTCGTGAACAGTGTGGGAACAATTTCTCCAAGTGCTTGGATAAGTTATCAGCTGTCCTTGATTTCTCTTAAAAATATAATGAATCAGCTCTTGAAAAGAAAAGCAGCCTTTCATTGGCACCCAAGAgcatttttctgtttttaaatatGACCTTCAAACATAGTTCATGCGTTTTGGGTGAAAAAATATTTTTCTCACCTGGGAGCCTGACAGTAGTCGCACGCTCTTGAGTCGCAGGATCATGAGGCCATagcagatggtgatgatgaggacagGCATAATGAAGGCAAAGATGAACACGCAAATCTTCATCAGGGTGTCCCAGTACCAGGAGGGGTGGGGGAAAATCAGCTTACAGTCAATAATGTTTGAATCTGTGCAGAgcaagatcacacacacacacacacacacacacacacacacacacacacacacacacacacacacacacacacacaaactgtatAGTCAACATGATTATGATTACATGCATGTTTCAGAGAGATGATGCATCTCAACACAGAGCAAAACACATAAAAGGTTCTCAGTCAGAAGATGCAAAAAGCAcaaatttaaatttttgtttatttttggctgAAACTGTTTAATCTGATAAAAATAGCCATCAACTCAGTCATTTGAATCAATTGTTGATGCTTATTTAGCAAAAGTGAATAAACATTCTCAGTCGTTTTTACTACATGTTGTATTCACTTTTTAAACTGGCTGTACACGACTCAAATGCTACCATGACTAATAAGAGCTGCAGCCAAGGACAACAAATTCACCTCAAGACACAtcatgaagaaaaagaaaaagcaaaTGAATAagatctatttattttatttgagtgGTATCATTATTTTGTGTTTTCCTCTGCTAATACTAAAGGTAACAGACAACGAAAGGCAAAGAAAGCagcataataattattattttatggCCTTTAAACACTGCATTATCTCcatatgttttatttaaacatccgACAGGAACAGAGCAGCATGCAGAGGTCAGAGGAGCTCTTGTGTTTACTGTGCTCATtaggagtgtgtgtttgtgctgcaATCTGTGTTTAACTGGATGCAAATGTATCATTTATGAAGCCTTTGTGTGCAAACGTGCAGATTGGGAACCCAGTGCTTCCTGTCGATAATTTTCCTTGCATAAAGTTTAATGAGCTAAAACATAATTTAATCACAAGGCCAATGGCTTTTCACTTCATCACAAACTACAAGGTTTTATATGAAGGCTGATGTATTTTTATCTGATTTTTCATTAAGTGTGATGCTCAAACTTAGCTTCACACCAACAATGAGCTCCCAGTGAATCTAAACTGGATGGCAGATTTCTCCTCATCACCTCTGGAGATGGGCTATTTAAGTGTGCTTACGAGTGACAGCGGTGGAGGCCAGGAACATGACAGGCAACCCGATGGCCGAGGACAGGATCCAGTTGCAGACGTTGACAATCTTGGCGTTGCGTGGTGTCCTGAAGTCCAGCGCCTTGACGGGGTGGCACACAGCGACGTAGCGGTCGATGCTCATGGTGGTGAGTGTGAAAATGGAGGTGAACATGTTGTAGTAGTCGATGGACATCACCATCTTGCAGAGAATGTCGCCAAACGGCCAGGTGCCCATCAGGTAGTTTACGCTCTGGAACGGGAGCGTGCTCGTGACCAAAGTGTCAGCCAGGGCCAGGTTGAAGATGTAGATGTTTGTGGCTGTCTTCATTTTTGTGTACCTGGGGGCAAAACAGTGGACTTATGAGGCTCACGCATGAAACTTCCTGTTGTTCTTTCACAGCACAAAGAGTTGTGTTACATATCCTCCGTTTTATATAAAGGTCTAACATTCTTCTGTTTTTTaggttttttatttgaacaaaactGTGCATGCAGGGTGTGAGGATGAATGCCAACATTTTGTTAAATGGTTTCCAGAGTTGACTCACCATGCACATCTGTATTAGATCAAACGTATGATTACAGAGTCAGAAAAAAGGCTtatgtggcaggggtgaagtggctcactcctcactccgccacatggacccaagggataaaccatcaaccctgctcaatggtcaactttcctcacggggtcacacccattaggacagtgggagggttaaagtggtactttactcatttttttaatacatttgcagtggtctcttgtaggaattaatgccttgtaagccaTACTAAATGAAATTAAATGTCGAGTGGgcctgtttaaccctctggaggcaggcgttgccaatttgcaacattaaaacctacctggttaaccacatacgtatttcatgagcattttttaact
This window contains:
- the oprm1 gene encoding mu-type opioid receptor isoform X2 — its product is MESAGNSSDVDHRSELPLFYSNSSLCGNFTDNGSFPETRCGGVGSGDRGVPGSLVDDTNSVVIAIIITALYSIVCMVGLVGNVLVMYIIVRYTKMKTATNIYIFNLALADTLVTSTLPFQSVNYLMGTWPFGDILCKMVMSIDYYNMFTSIFTLTTMSIDRYVAVCHPVKALDFRTPRNAKIVNVCNWILSSAIGLPVMFLASTAVTHSNIIDCKLIFPHPSWYWDTLMKICVFIFAFIMPVLIITICYGLMILRLKSVRLLSGSQEKDRNLRRITRMVLVVVSVFIVCWTPIHVFVIITALINIPSSTLQTITWHFCIALGYTNSSLNPVLYGYLDENFKRCFREFCTPSPSVLEMQNSSRTGATSRKFPQREQNTANTGDRSNQQV
- the oprm1 gene encoding mu-type opioid receptor isoform X1, which gives rise to MESAGNSSDVDHRSELPLFYSNSSLCGNFTDNGSFPETRCGGVGSGDRGVPGSLVDDTNSVVIAIIITALYSIVCMVGLVGNVLVMYIIVRYTKMKTATNIYIFNLALADTLVTSTLPFQSVNYLMGTWPFGDILCKMVMSIDYYNMFTSIFTLTTMSIDRYVAVCHPVKALDFRTPRNAKIVNVCNWILSSAIGLPVMFLASTAVTHSNIIDCKLIFPHPSWYWDTLMKICVFIFAFIMPVLIITICYGLMILRLKSVRLLSGSQEKDRNLRRITRMVLVVVSVFIVCWTPIHVFVIITALINIPSSTLQTITWHFCIALGYTNSSLNPVLYGYLDENFKRCFREFCTPSPSVLEMQNSSRTGATSRKFPQREQNTANTGDRSNQQSQISSDGSSVKTDRGRGRGRGRGRGRGRGRGRGRGQTCASAQRGRGVRHATEAGQASQDEGAEFAQTSRNVPRTRGRGRAAIKSRRSALSSTFKLSRFSSLLVEYV